The following proteins come from a genomic window of Ignavibacteriales bacterium:
- a CDS encoding citrate (Si)-synthase produces MSILKDKLREKIVAERPRTEKLLKEYGNVKVDEVTIGQIIGGMRDIKSLVTDISYLDPFEGIRFRGFTIPEVFEKLPKVAGSEMPSVEGFFYLLLTGDIPTEKEVAEVKAEFDSRKTVPSYVFDLLRAMPLDSHPMTMLATAIMCMQKDSVFAKEYHKGLKKGNYWEAYYEDAMDLLAKLPEIAAFIYRLKYRDGKIIAADPKLDFGGNFAHMMGIDKPYDDVARMYFILHSDHESGNVSAHTGHLVASALSDMYYAISAMLNGLAGPLHGLANEEVLRWLHGVMESMGGKVPTEEDIKAFVYKTLETGVIPGFGHAVLRKTDPRYTAQREFCLKHLPNDTLFKYVDLLYKVVPSILLEKGKAKNPWPNVDAQSGVIQWYYGVKEYEFYTVLFGVGRALGVCSNIIWARALGYPLERPKSLTTAMLEEVAFGKK; encoded by the coding sequence ATGTCCATCCTAAAGGATAAGTTACGCGAGAAAATAGTAGCTGAACGTCCGAGAACAGAAAAGTTATTAAAAGAATACGGCAATGTTAAAGTTGATGAAGTCACAATTGGTCAAATCATCGGCGGTATGCGTGATATCAAAAGTCTTGTGACGGATATCTCTTATCTAGATCCTTTTGAAGGAATTCGTTTCCGAGGATTCACAATTCCAGAAGTATTTGAAAAACTTCCCAAAGTTGCCGGAAGTGAAATGCCTTCTGTTGAAGGATTTTTCTATCTTCTTCTAACGGGAGACATTCCAACTGAAAAAGAAGTTGCTGAAGTTAAAGCTGAATTCGATAGCAGAAAAACTGTTCCGTCATATGTATTTGATCTTCTTCGTGCAATGCCTCTCGATTCTCATCCAATGACTATGTTGGCAACTGCAATTATGTGTATGCAAAAAGATTCTGTCTTTGCTAAAGAATATCATAAAGGATTGAAAAAAGGAAATTATTGGGAAGCCTATTACGAAGACGCAATGGATCTCCTTGCAAAACTTCCTGAGATTGCAGCTTTCATATATAGATTGAAATACCGTGATGGTAAAATTATTGCCGCAGATCCTAAATTGGATTTTGGCGGAAACTTTGCTCACATGATGGGCATTGATAAACCTTACGACGATGTTGCAAGAATGTATTTTATTTTACATAGCGATCACGAAAGCGGTAATGTCAGCGCACATACCGGTCATTTGGTAGCAAGCGCACTTTCTGATATGTATTATGCTATCAGCGCAATGTTAAATGGATTAGCCGGACCATTACATGGTCTTGCAAACGAAGAAGTATTAAGATGGCTTCATGGTGTAATGGAATCAATGGGCGGAAAAGTTCCGACAGAGGAAGATATTAAAGCTTTCGTTTACAAAACTCTGGAGACAGGTGTAATTCCTGGATTCGGTCATGCAGTTCTAAGAAAGACGGATCCCCGTTATACGGCACAAAGAGAATTTTGCTTGAAACATTTACCGAACGATACTCTCTTTAAATATGTAGATCTTCTTTATAAAGTTGTTCCTTCAATTTTATTGGAGAAAGGCAAAGCAAAAAATCCATGGCCGAATGTTGATGCTCAGTCCGGTGTTATTCAATGGTATTACGGAGTTAAAGAGTATGAATTCTATACCGTATTATTCGGTGTAGGACGCGCACTTGGTGTTTGTTCAAATATCATTTGGGCAAGAGCTCTTGGCTATCCGCTTGAAAGGCCAAAATCTTTAACGACTGCAATGCTTGAAGAAGTAGCCTTCGGAAAGAAATAA
- the hpnE gene encoding hydroxysqualene dehydroxylase HpnE, translating to MKRVIVFGGGFAGLSTSVYLAENNFEVTLLEASPKLGGRAYSLLNDSQNDIFDNGQHILMGCYEETIAFLKKINSLDKLEIQKSLSIPFVKRGGSIHRLDSKKYFYPLNLLYGIMNYKALSVKERLKVIDFFLDLLCCYSCDLKDKTVSEWLKCKNQSDNSIKAFWEILVVGAFNTTVEKASAEIFAEILKRIFLTGNNSAAILLPKAGLTQLYIEDSIKFITNRKAKINLSEKVIKIILEGNKITGIVTDRNTYNEFDFVISAVPAYALEKIDFLSNQKIEFPGLEYSPIVNVHLWLKENPFNEKFYGLIDSKIHWVFNHGKHISLTASSADILTKMENEKIVDEFISELERYFPIFHREIILDSKFIKEKRATFVPDIVSNELRKNFFLSFENLFFAGDWINTGLPSTIESAVLSGRLAAGNVITSLKKLI from the coding sequence ATGAAACGTGTTATTGTTTTCGGTGGAGGATTTGCCGGTCTAAGTACTTCAGTTTACCTTGCAGAAAACAATTTTGAAGTCACTCTCCTTGAAGCATCTCCCAAACTTGGCGGACGCGCATACTCTCTTTTAAACGATTCACAAAATGATATCTTTGATAACGGTCAGCATATTTTGATGGGTTGTTATGAAGAGACAATTGCCTTCCTAAAAAAAATTAATTCGTTGGATAAACTGGAGATTCAAAAATCTCTTTCCATTCCTTTTGTTAAAAGAGGCGGCTCAATTCATAGACTTGATTCAAAAAAATATTTTTACCCATTGAATCTTTTATATGGAATTATGAATTACAAAGCTCTTTCTGTAAAAGAAAGATTAAAAGTGATCGATTTCTTTTTAGATCTTCTCTGCTGTTATTCATGCGATCTAAAAGATAAAACAGTAAGTGAATGGCTTAAATGCAAAAATCAAAGCGATAATTCGATTAAAGCATTCTGGGAAATTCTTGTTGTTGGCGCATTCAATACAACTGTGGAGAAAGCCTCTGCGGAAATATTTGCGGAAATTTTAAAAAGAATTTTTTTAACTGGAAATAACTCTGCCGCAATTCTTTTACCAAAAGCCGGATTGACACAACTCTACATTGAAGATTCCATAAAGTTCATTACAAACAGAAAAGCAAAAATTAATCTCTCGGAAAAAGTAATTAAAATAATTCTGGAAGGAAATAAAATTACCGGAATCGTGACGGACCGAAATACTTATAACGAATTCGATTTTGTCATCTCTGCCGTACCGGCATACGCACTCGAAAAAATAGATTTTCTTTCAAATCAAAAAATTGAGTTTCCCGGACTTGAGTATTCTCCAATTGTCAATGTTCACCTATGGCTTAAAGAGAATCCATTTAATGAAAAATTTTATGGATTGATTGATTCCAAAATACATTGGGTCTTTAATCATGGTAAGCACATTAGTCTAACCGCAAGTTCAGCGGACATTCTAACCAAGATGGAAAATGAAAAAATAGTTGATGAATTTATTTCCGAGTTAGAAAGATATTTCCCTATATTCCATAGAGAAATTATCCTTGATTCAAAATTTATTAAAGAGAAACGTGCTACGTTTGTCCCTGATATTGTTTCGAATGAATTAAGGAAAAATTTCTTTTTGTCTTTTGAAAATTTGTTCTTTGCAGGTGACTGGATTAATACTGGACTGCCCTCTACAATAGAAAGTGCGGTTTTAAGCGGCAGATTAGCCGCCGGTAATGTAATCACTTCTCTAAAGAAATTGATTTAG
- the hpnD gene encoding presqualene diphosphate synthase HpnD — protein MIDQSKQIAKESNSSFYYAFSLLAKPKRDAMNTVYAFCRKTDDIVDEGDDNEELKYERLRKWRIELEKALYATSDFPLFNKLASIIKQFNIPIDPFFGLIAGMEMDLQHKRYRNFEELVQYCYQVASTVGLMCIEIFGYKNKSTRDYAVNLGLAMQLTNILRDVKKDSEKGRIYLPQNDLATFQYSEQDIFNKKYNDNFISLMSHEAKRAENFFDKANQALDFDDKPALFPARAMQHIYHRLLSKLETENFDVYNKRIKVGTFEKAAISVGVWAKYNLVY, from the coding sequence ATGATTGATCAATCCAAGCAAATAGCGAAAGAAAGTAATAGCAGTTTCTATTACGCGTTCTCGCTCCTGGCAAAGCCAAAACGAGACGCGATGAATACTGTCTATGCTTTTTGCAGAAAGACAGATGATATTGTTGATGAAGGTGATGATAACGAAGAATTGAAATATGAGAGACTTCGCAAATGGAGAATTGAATTAGAGAAAGCTTTATACGCCACATCAGACTTTCCGCTTTTCAATAAACTTGCCTCAATTATAAAACAGTTCAATATTCCTATCGATCCATTCTTTGGTTTAATAGCCGGTATGGAAATGGATTTGCAGCATAAACGTTACCGGAACTTTGAGGAATTGGTTCAATATTGTTATCAAGTCGCTTCAACAGTAGGACTAATGTGTATCGAAATTTTCGGGTATAAAAATAAATCAACAAGAGATTACGCTGTTAATCTTGGCTTAGCAATGCAGCTGACAAATATTTTGCGTGATGTAAAGAAAGATTCTGAGAAGGGGAGAATTTATCTTCCGCAAAATGATTTAGCTACATTTCAATATAGTGAACAGGATATTTTTAACAAGAAGTACAACGATAATTTTATTTCCCTTATGAGTCATGAGGCAAAACGCGCTGAAAATTTCTTTGATAAGGCAAATCAAGCTCTCGATTTTGATGACAAGCCCGCATTATTTCCTGCCCGGGCAATGCAGCATATTTATCATCGTCTCCTCTCCAAACTGGAAACTGAAAACTTTGACGTGTACAATAAAAGAATAAAAGTCGGCACATTCGAAAAAGCCGCAATATCTGTTGGCGTTTGGGCTAAGTATAATCTCGTTTACTGA
- the hpnC gene encoding squalene synthase HpnC, translated as MSLESAYKQALLFTKSHYENFPVISYFLPKHLKEHVAVVYQFARQADDIADEGEFNSELRIENLELYEESLKKCITGKFENDFWFALNNTISVFKLTPKYFFDLLSAFRQDVVKTRYKTFEEILNYCERSANPVGRIILEFFNIYDEESCRYSDSVCTALQLTNFYQDVSVDIQKGRIYVPIDEMQKFGVTEDKFELRKNNTNFEQLLKYEVDRTKKLFREGRKLLPRLPKELKRQIQMTINGGEKILEIIEEYNYDVLHSRPSLTKLDYIKLFFRTFLND; from the coding sequence ATTTCATTAGAATCAGCATACAAGCAGGCTCTTCTCTTTACAAAATCCCACTATGAAAATTTTCCGGTAATTTCTTATTTCCTTCCAAAACATTTGAAAGAACATGTAGCAGTTGTATATCAATTCGCCCGTCAAGCGGATGATATTGCGGATGAAGGAGAATTTAATTCAGAATTGCGAATTGAGAATTTAGAATTGTATGAAGAGAGTCTTAAAAAATGTATTACCGGAAAATTTGAAAATGATTTTTGGTTTGCGCTCAATAATACGATCTCTGTATTCAAACTCACTCCCAAATATTTCTTTGATCTATTAAGCGCGTTCAGACAAGATGTTGTTAAAACACGTTACAAAACATTTGAGGAAATTCTCAATTACTGCGAGAGATCTGCAAATCCCGTCGGAAGGATTATTCTGGAATTTTTTAATATATATGATGAAGAATCCTGCCGGTATTCAGACTCGGTTTGCACTGCTCTGCAATTAACAAATTTTTATCAAGATGTTTCGGTTGATATCCAAAAAGGCAGAATTTACGTTCCTATTGATGAGATGCAAAAATTTGGTGTTACGGAGGACAAGTTTGAGTTAAGAAAAAATAATACTAACTTTGAACAGCTATTGAAATACGAGGTAGATAGAACCAAGAAGCTTTTTAGAGAAGGACGGAAACTATTACCGAGACTTCCAAAGGAATTGAAGAGGCAGATACAAATGACAATTAACGGAGGAGAAAAGATTCTAGAAATTATTGAAGAGTACAATTACGATGTTCTCCACTCACGTCCGTCCCTAACTAAATTAGACTACATAAAACTATTCTTCAGAACTTTTTTAAATGATTGA
- a CDS encoding T9SS type A sorting domain-containing protein, translating into MNKIFFHFLTCFILVTSMAQAQWTRTGPYGDVVLDIAFSGSNIFAATEDSGVWLSTNNGTSWTAVNNGLQLSSAHKYQSLAIKGTNIFLGTNSGVYLSTNNGTSWTEVNNGLKPGANVYRLTFNGTNLFAGTDWGIYLSTNNGTSWTEVNNGLTWVYGVYSFAFDGTNIFAGTIGSGVWLSTNNGANWTSVGLKNTITHSFAIQGTNLYAGTIDGIFLSTDNGTSWTSIGFSGAMVNSLFFNGANLIAGTSSGVYLSTNNGINWTSLNNGLTNTWITTLAFNGTNLFAGTDGSGVFLSTNNGTSWVTLNTSFTNTHIYSFAIYGTDIYAGSDKHIFHSTNNGINWNVVAFVNFYVSSLAFDGINLFAGLHAAGVYLSTNKGTSWTAVNNGFPQPDNTVVYSLVIKGTNIFAGINSGVYLSMNNGSSWNAVNNGLSFDYQGIQCLAVNGSNLFAGTNNSGVFLSADNGTGWSAVNNGLTNLTITSLAVKGTNLFAGTYGNGVFLSTNNGTSWTAVNTGLNIFITSLAVSNSNIFAGTYNNVFLSTNNGTSWTALGLNGQGVGPVAVNSTYLFAATYDTGVWKRLLSDFTTDINNENIFPINYVLEQNYPNPFNPSTKIKFSLPEVSFTKLIIYDVLGREVKTLINQEIPAGNHEIEFNASNFSSGVYFYRITANKFTDLKKMLIIK; encoded by the coding sequence ATGAATAAAATATTTTTTCATTTCCTTACTTGCTTTATTTTAGTAACAAGTATGGCGCAAGCACAATGGACTCGAACAGGGCCTTATGGTGATGTAGTTCTGGATATCGCATTTTCTGGTTCCAATATCTTTGCTGCCACAGAGGATAGTGGAGTCTGGCTTTCCACAAACAACGGAACAAGTTGGACTGCGGTCAATAATGGATTACAGTTGAGCTCAGCGCATAAGTACCAAAGTCTTGCCATTAAAGGCACAAATATTTTTTTAGGAACCAATTCCGGCGTTTATCTTTCCACAAACAACGGAACAAGTTGGACTGAGGTCAATAATGGTCTTAAACCCGGAGCTAATGTCTATCGTCTTACCTTCAATGGTACAAATCTATTTGCAGGTACTGATTGGGGCATCTATCTATCCACAAACAATGGTACAAGTTGGACTGAAGTCAATAATGGATTGACATGGGTGTATGGTGTTTATTCTTTTGCCTTTGACGGTACAAATATCTTTGCAGGAACTATTGGCAGTGGAGTCTGGCTTTCCACAAACAACGGAGCAAACTGGACTTCTGTTGGTTTGAAGAATACTATTACACATTCATTTGCCATCCAAGGTACAAATCTTTATGCTGGAACTATTGACGGTATTTTCCTTTCAACAGACAATGGAACAAGTTGGACGTCAATTGGTTTTTCAGGTGCAATGGTCAATTCTCTTTTCTTCAATGGTGCAAATCTAATTGCAGGAACCAGCAGCGGCGTCTATCTTTCCACAAATAATGGAATAAACTGGACTTCTTTAAATAATGGTTTGACGAATACTTGGATCACGACTCTTGCCTTCAATGGTACAAATCTCTTTGCAGGAACAGATGGCAGTGGTGTTTTTTTATCAACAAACAACGGCACAAGCTGGGTCACTCTCAATACTAGTTTTACAAACACCCATATTTATTCTTTTGCCATTTACGGCACAGATATCTATGCTGGATCGGACAAACATATCTTTCATTCAACAAACAACGGTATAAACTGGAATGTAGTTGCGTTTGTTAACTTTTATGTCTCTTCTCTTGCCTTCGACGGTATAAATCTTTTTGCTGGTCTACATGCAGCCGGTGTTTATCTTTCCACAAACAAAGGAACAAGCTGGACAGCCGTTAATAATGGTTTTCCGCAACCAGATAATACAGTAGTCTATTCACTAGTCATTAAGGGCACAAATATTTTTGCCGGAATCAATTCTGGTGTTTATCTTTCTATGAACAACGGCTCTAGCTGGAATGCTGTAAATAATGGTTTGTCATTTGACTATCAAGGCATTCAATGTCTTGCCGTCAACGGCTCAAATCTCTTTGCCGGAACAAATAACAGCGGTGTGTTTTTATCTGCAGACAACGGCACAGGTTGGAGTGCAGTAAATAATGGTTTGACAAACTTAACGATCACATCTCTTGCTGTTAAAGGCACAAATCTATTTGCAGGAACCTATGGCAACGGTGTCTTTCTTTCAACAAATAATGGAACTAGTTGGACTGCTGTCAATACTGGTTTAAATATTTTTATCACGTCTCTTGCAGTCAGCAATTCTAATATCTTTGCAGGTACTTATAATAATGTTTTTCTCTCAACAAACAACGGTACAAGCTGGACTGCCTTAGGTTTAAATGGTCAGGGTGTAGGTCCTGTCGCTGTCAATAGTACATATCTATTTGCTGCTACATATGATACTGGTGTCTGGAAACGCCTTCTATCAGATTTTACTACAGACATAAATAATGAAAATATCTTCCCGATAAATTATGTACTTGAACAAAACTATCCAAATCCATTCAACCCCTCAACAAAAATAAAATTCAGTTTGCCAGAAGTTTCATTCACAAAATTAATTATTTATGATGTACTTGGTCGAGAGGTAAAAACTTTAATTAATCAAGAAATACCCGCTGGCAATCATGAAATAGAATTTAACGCAAGTAATTTTTCAAGCGGAGTTTATTTTTACAGAATAACAGCGAATAAATTTACAGACTTAAAGAAAATGTTAATAATTAAGTAG